A window of the Mucilaginibacter sp. cycad4 genome harbors these coding sequences:
- a CDS encoding metallophosphoesterase: MEQMALISSLKHTGPVIKKDQPDDSYKFQPLPGPSGDYPYHLSVDDVVPGIADNKMVFHMVGDTGSIRNPGSQRRIAALMAAQYQVLSGADKPKFLYHLGDVVYNYGEAQNYHDQFFEPYSMYPGPIFAIAGNHDSDVNPAAAMPYQSLDAFTTVFCDTVSRPAMLSRRIDRKSMPQPNIYWTMDAPLATIIGLHTNVPKYGVVTREQRDWFMEELRSADMQRPDKAIILCMHHAPYSADINHGASLPMIDFLEGVFEETGIRPDIVFSGHVHNYQRFSKQYDDLVIVPYIVAGTGGFDELHPIALTDNNGFTPEDSRFDGVNLEYSCDTRHGFLKIAVEKINNGLTLTGEYYTVADEDEHTSVLTDSFVVKI; the protein is encoded by the coding sequence ATGGAGCAGATGGCTTTAATTTCTTCATTAAAACACACCGGCCCGGTCATCAAAAAAGATCAGCCGGATGACAGCTATAAATTTCAGCCCCTGCCCGGGCCCTCCGGCGATTATCCTTATCATTTATCCGTAGATGATGTAGTGCCCGGCATTGCTGATAATAAAATGGTTTTTCATATGGTGGGCGATACCGGCAGCATCCGTAACCCCGGTTCGCAAAGGCGTATAGCCGCTTTAATGGCTGCACAGTATCAAGTGCTTTCCGGCGCTGACAAGCCAAAATTTTTATACCATTTAGGCGATGTTGTTTACAACTACGGAGAGGCTCAAAACTATCACGACCAGTTTTTTGAACCCTACAGCATGTATCCGGGGCCGATATTCGCGATAGCCGGTAACCATGATAGTGATGTAAATCCGGCGGCTGCAATGCCGTATCAAAGCCTTGATGCTTTTACAACGGTGTTTTGTGATACGGTTTCGCGCCCGGCAATGTTAAGCCGAAGGATAGACCGCAAAAGCATGCCGCAGCCCAATATTTACTGGACAATGGATGCCCCGCTGGCAACTATTATCGGTTTACATACCAATGTTCCCAAATATGGCGTTGTTACCCGCGAGCAGCGCGATTGGTTTATGGAGGAACTGCGATCTGCGGATATGCAGCGGCCAGATAAGGCTATTATCCTTTGTATGCACCATGCCCCTTATTCGGCAGATATTAATCATGGCGCCAGTTTGCCGATGATTGATTTTTTAGAAGGGGTTTTTGAAGAAACCGGTATCAGGCCCGATATAGTTTTTAGTGGGCACGTACATAACTATCAGCGTTTCAGTAAGCAATATGATGATTTAGTTATAGTACCTTATATTGTTGCCGGTACAGGAGGTTTTGACGAATTACATCCCATCGCCTTAACAGACAATAACGGTTTTACTCCCGAAGATTCCCGGTTTGATGGCGTAAACCTTGAATACAGCTGTGATACCCGTCACGGCTTTTTAAAGATCGCTGTTGAAAAGATTAACAATGGGCTCACTTTAACCGGTGAATATTACACCGTAGCCGATGAGGACGAACATACATCTGTTTTAACGGATAGCTTTGTTGTGAAGATTTGA
- a CDS encoding phage tail sheath C-terminal domain-containing protein, which produces MATTYKTPGVYVEEIPLLPPSVAEVETAIPAFIGYTQNISYNGASLQYNPVRIKSLKEYEQIFGFAENTLFTTTGTATGIKIKKAAGVFSFDAAVDDPYAALKFRMYYCLQLYFANGGGPCYIVSAGQTGAAVNVDKALLGNALAAVQKEDEPTILLFTDAVTLTAPADYYGLFTAALAQAAFLQDRVVLIDPYVAVADKGKKTFGDIATAFRTAIGVNNLSYGAAYYPWLQTSINYFSNESKQLIVSGTGVTPTDFPATAVLRDDANTANSIYHLNSDLYNYIKQQTSLFSVILPPAAAIAGVYASVDNTRGVWKAPANVSLNMVAAPMVKIDDADQEDMNVTSTGKSVNAIRAFSGKGVLVWGARTLAGNDNEWRYISVRRFFNMVEESVKNSTQPFVFEPNDGNTWAKVRGMIANFLILQWRAGALQGAKPEDAFFVHVGLGETMTSLDILEGRLIVEVGMAVVRPAEFIILRFSHKMVQS; this is translated from the coding sequence ATGGCAACAACATACAAAACTCCGGGTGTTTACGTGGAAGAAATTCCGCTCCTACCTCCATCGGTAGCCGAGGTTGAAACGGCTATCCCTGCCTTTATAGGCTACACACAAAATATTAGCTATAACGGGGCATCGCTGCAGTACAACCCTGTCAGGATCAAATCGCTTAAAGAGTATGAGCAGATTTTTGGTTTTGCCGAGAATACCCTGTTCACCACAACCGGAACAGCAACCGGTATCAAGATCAAAAAGGCGGCAGGTGTATTTTCATTTGATGCGGCGGTTGACGATCCATATGCAGCCCTGAAATTCAGGATGTACTATTGCCTGCAACTTTACTTTGCCAATGGCGGAGGCCCTTGTTATATTGTTTCGGCAGGCCAAACAGGTGCAGCTGTTAATGTTGACAAAGCCTTGCTTGGTAACGCGCTTGCCGCGGTTCAAAAAGAAGACGAGCCGACCATCCTGCTGTTTACCGATGCCGTAACCCTTACCGCACCTGCGGATTATTATGGCTTGTTTACCGCGGCATTGGCTCAGGCGGCATTTCTACAGGATAGGGTAGTGCTTATCGACCCATATGTGGCAGTGGCCGATAAAGGCAAAAAAACGTTCGGCGATATCGCGACTGCTTTCCGTACGGCTATCGGGGTTAATAACCTTAGTTATGGTGCTGCCTATTATCCATGGCTGCAAACCAGCATCAACTATTTCAGCAATGAAAGCAAGCAACTGATCGTTTCCGGAACAGGCGTTACACCGACTGACTTTCCGGCCACCGCCGTTTTGCGCGATGATGCCAATACCGCCAATTCCATCTATCACTTAAACAGTGATCTGTATAACTATATCAAACAGCAAACCAGCCTGTTTTCGGTTATTCTGCCTCCGGCAGCGGCAATAGCAGGTGTATATGCTTCTGTTGATAATACGCGCGGTGTTTGGAAAGCGCCGGCAAATGTAAGCCTTAACATGGTAGCTGCCCCAATGGTTAAAATTGATGATGCCGACCAGGAAGATATGAACGTTACCAGCACCGGTAAATCGGTAAATGCCATCAGGGCATTTTCGGGCAAGGGTGTGTTGGTTTGGGGAGCACGTACACTGGCAGGTAATGACAACGAATGGCGCTACATATCCGTAAGGCGATTCTTCAACATGGTCGAAGAATCGGTTAAAAACTCAACCCAACCCTTTGTATTTGAGCCTAACGATGGTAACACCTGGGCAAAGGTACGCGGTATGATTGCCAACTTTTTAATACTGCAATGGCGCGCAGGTGCTTTACAAGGTGCCAAGCCCGAGGATGCCTTCTTTGTACACGTTGGCCTTGGCGAAACCATGACCTCGTTGGATATACTGGAAGGCAGGCTCATTGTTGAAGTGGGCATGGCTGTGGTTCGTCCGGCCGAGTTCATCATTCTTCGTTTCAGTCATAAAATGGTTCAATCTTAA
- a CDS encoding AraC family transcriptional regulator has translation MKPILAVLSDGVQSEDLFIAREVKLPFFSNEFHFHEECQLVHIVKSSGKRIIGDLVDYFESGELIFLGSNIPHVWHNTHEQANEDDPEPYAHSLSIHFNPSKLLMHLSAFGNVRKVESFLNKAQRGVELKGKSKDLVVTLMYRILQLEGLQKIITLLEILNIMSSDTEHNLLASINYINYYQYHDSKRMDQVFKYIFDNFREDISLNTIADVANMNTFAFCRFFKARTQKSFTQFVNETRIGYACKLLSNKDNSITDIAYECGFNNVSNFNRFFKVIKKVSPRQYRNQILS, from the coding sequence ATGAAACCAATTTTAGCCGTATTGTCTGACGGGGTACAGTCAGAAGACCTTTTCATTGCCCGGGAAGTGAAGCTTCCTTTTTTTTCAAATGAGTTTCATTTTCATGAAGAATGCCAGTTAGTGCACATTGTAAAAAGTTCGGGTAAAAGGATCATTGGCGACCTGGTTGATTATTTTGAAAGCGGGGAGTTGATTTTTCTTGGCTCAAATATCCCGCATGTTTGGCATAACACCCATGAGCAGGCCAACGAGGACGATCCTGAACCTTACGCGCACTCATTATCTATTCATTTCAATCCTTCAAAATTGCTGATGCACCTTTCCGCATTTGGGAATGTGCGTAAGGTGGAGTCGTTTTTAAATAAAGCACAGAGAGGAGTGGAGCTAAAGGGGAAAAGCAAGGACCTGGTAGTAACGCTGATGTACCGGATATTACAACTGGAAGGGTTGCAAAAGATCATTACCCTGCTCGAAATCCTTAACATCATGAGCTCGGATACGGAGCATAACCTGCTGGCCAGTATCAACTATATCAACTATTATCAATATCATGATAGTAAGCGCATGGACCAGGTATTTAAATACATCTTTGATAATTTCAGGGAGGATATCTCACTAAATACTATTGCCGATGTGGCTAACATGAACACATTTGCCTTTTGCCGGTTTTTTAAGGCACGTACCCAAAAATCATTTACCCAGTTTGTAAATGAAACAAGAATTGGCTATGCCTGCAAACTGCTAAGTAATAAAGATAACAGTATTACTGATATAGCTTATGAATGCGGCTTCAATAATGTATCAAACTTTAACCGCTTTTTTAAAGTGATTAAAAAGGTAAGTCCGCGCCAGTACCGGAACCAGATTTTGTCATAG
- a CDS encoding DUF4255 domain-containing protein — protein sequence MIYQTVSFLAEQLNNYLKTTDGNSGLSSSFTQLKNVAHLSDDEIKGLENILVTLVNISEEFTMKNIPNYVRNGDDINYRNAPMYLNLYVLFSACLDSSYEKSLIFLSHIVEFFQGKSTFTKQNSPTTKVGLGDFRLILDIYSPTFEQANYLWSTLGGKQFPYVLYRVRLIEILRDNVTETRGIIKKIELSDKLS from the coding sequence ATGATTTACCAAACCGTAAGTTTTTTAGCCGAACAGTTAAATAACTATCTCAAAACAACCGACGGGAACAGCGGGCTCAGCTCAAGCTTCACCCAGCTTAAAAACGTGGCCCACCTGAGTGATGATGAGATCAAAGGGCTTGAAAATATCCTGGTGACACTGGTAAATATCTCCGAAGAGTTTACCATGAAAAATATACCCAATTATGTACGCAACGGCGATGATATCAACTATCGCAACGCGCCGATGTACCTTAACCTGTATGTTTTGTTTTCGGCCTGCCTGGATTCTTCTTATGAAAAATCACTGATCTTCCTGTCGCATATCGTCGAATTTTTTCAGGGGAAGAGCACTTTTACCAAGCAAAACAGCCCGACCACAAAAGTAGGCCTCGGCGATTTTCGCCTCATACTTGATATCTACTCGCCCACATTTGAGCAGGCCAATTACCTGTGGAGTACACTGGGCGGCAAACAATTTCCATATGTATTGTACCGCGTTAGGCTGATTGAAATACTGCGCGATAATGTGACAGAAACACGCGGCATCATTAAAAAGATAGAACTGAGCGATAAACTGAGCTAA
- a CDS encoding protease produces MKNYKIILSATLLALSACGVNHVKNTSAGSDSAENQSNATAASASLFAKMQIKPTIKIGEAVELKFTVYNDADTARQFCKWHTPFEPLMSKYLDVKDASGQEMLYKGAMAKRIMPPPPSNYIKVNPKDSLTATIDLLKAYDISKPSKYTVIYVGQNMSGLTVKDSVEFVYKGK; encoded by the coding sequence ATGAAAAACTACAAAATAATCTTATCTGCAACCTTGCTGGCTTTATCGGCTTGCGGTGTTAATCATGTTAAAAACACATCTGCCGGTTCTGATTCTGCTGAAAATCAAAGTAACGCTACTGCTGCGAGTGCCAGCCTGTTTGCCAAAATGCAAATAAAGCCCACTATTAAGATTGGCGAAGCTGTTGAACTAAAATTTACAGTTTATAACGATGCCGATACTGCTCGTCAATTCTGCAAATGGCATACACCGTTTGAGCCGCTTATGAGCAAATATCTTGACGTTAAAGATGCAAGCGGCCAGGAAATGTTATATAAAGGCGCTATGGCCAAGAGGATTATGCCACCGCCGCCCAGCAACTATATTAAGGTGAATCCAAAGGATAGCTTAACGGCTACCATTGACCTGTTAAAGGCTTATGACATCAGTAAACCATCAAAATATACTGTTATTTACGTAGGACAAAATATGAGCGGGCTTACAGTGAAAGATAGTGTGGAGTTTGTTTATAAAGGGAAGTAA
- a CDS encoding ThuA domain-containing protein — protein sequence MSLKTKLTFVFLTGLTFLLYSFKKPFDKPRVLVFSKTLGWHHSCIPFGIAAIQKLGSENGFDVDTTTNSANFNDDNLKKYQAVVFNCTTGNVLNAVEQAAFERYIQAGGGFMGVHSAADTEYDWPWYGKLVGAYFSSHPNNSNIRKATIDVTDKSQPATANLPSRWERTDEWYNYKSIYSGIHVLASLDENTYDGGTNGANHPITWYHEFDGGRSFYTGCGHTDESYSDPLFLGQLLGGIKYAMGNGKPLDYGKSYAKVAPDQSRFIKTVLVSNIASPMELAAAKDGRVFFTQLLGNFSVYNTKTNKFKLIHKFPITYEGGTGVIGLTLDPDFDRNQFVYIYYMPAGQTIEPLNFQLSRFKLSPTDVLDLKSEKILLKVPVQKVSGAHHGGSLAWDKDKNLYLSTGDSSSPFPSDGYAPLDERPGTEHYSLDAQRSAGNTNDFKGKILRIHPEADGTYTIPEGNLFPKGMAKTKPEIYVMGCRNPYRIAVNPKTSVLYWGEIGPDAGKDSPRGPRGYDEFNQARKAGNFGWPYFVGNNFAYSHWDFVNAKPGPNFDPKAPVNNSPNNTGLNILPPATPAMIWYPYAASDEFPELGMGGRCAIGGDFYEFDKKIKNPNKFPEYYDGALFVADWMRNWVIDLRFDKDENYLRNEAFMPANGDFRRPIDMEFGPDGALYMLEYGSVYGAQNEDARLVKIEYNTGNRAPIAKASISDTAAFNKFAKTRFLTAELKEFPAKKEIAGQAPLKVSFSSQNSKDLDDDDKITYQWLFDGKTVGANTSSASYTFTRPGVYKTILKVTDKGGLTGRDTVVVRVGNTKPEVTIASADNKSFIWKGKPFHYHVVATDKEDGRIDPKKLKLFYIYNPQPSVNSTTQNLTALSTTQVSYPGKGLMANSDCKSCHTINKTAVGPSFMAIAKRYKTQKGAIDQLSKKIIAGGAGSWGTEHVMSAHPQLSNADTREIVKYIFSLTDKKSPVLPLPLTGVLNLKFNDAEPRGEYTLLASYTDKGGKLVGPLKATDMVVLRNAAEKAVYADELKGFNRFKNDLSAGSHKSYVLFRNIDLTNISKFAYTYASKDYDGEIEVRIDSQAGPVISSVAYQTTGSWDKTGEVTGQVNKPVNGKHDVYFFAIKHSKPSDGILNLKDIQFVE from the coding sequence ATGTCATTAAAAACAAAACTCACCTTCGTTTTTTTGACAGGATTAACTTTCCTGCTTTATTCCTTTAAAAAACCATTTGATAAGCCGCGTGTGCTGGTATTTTCAAAAACTTTAGGCTGGCACCACTCGTGTATCCCGTTCGGGATAGCGGCTATTCAAAAATTAGGCAGCGAGAATGGCTTTGATGTGGATACCACCACCAATTCTGCTAATTTTAATGACGATAACCTTAAAAAATACCAGGCAGTAGTATTTAACTGCACCACCGGCAATGTGCTTAATGCCGTTGAGCAGGCAGCTTTTGAACGTTATATCCAGGCAGGCGGCGGTTTTATGGGTGTACACTCTGCTGCTGATACCGAGTACGACTGGCCCTGGTACGGCAAACTGGTTGGGGCCTATTTTTCAAGCCATCCCAATAATTCCAACATTCGCAAGGCCACAATAGATGTAACCGATAAAAGCCAGCCGGCCACTGCCAACCTGCCCTCCAGGTGGGAACGTACTGATGAATGGTACAACTACAAATCTATATACAGTGGTATCCATGTGCTGGCAAGCCTGGACGAAAATACTTACGATGGAGGTACCAACGGCGCTAATCATCCCATAACCTGGTACCACGAATTTGATGGCGGCCGGTCATTTTACACAGGCTGCGGCCATACCGATGAGAGCTACAGCGATCCCCTGTTTTTGGGGCAATTGCTTGGCGGAATCAAATATGCCATGGGCAATGGCAAACCGCTTGATTATGGTAAATCATATGCTAAAGTAGCGCCCGATCAAAGTCGTTTTATCAAAACTGTGCTGGTGAGTAACATAGCCTCGCCTATGGAACTGGCTGCTGCGAAAGATGGTCGTGTGTTTTTTACCCAGTTATTGGGCAACTTTTCTGTCTATAATACCAAAACCAATAAGTTTAAATTAATCCATAAATTCCCGATTACTTATGAAGGCGGCACAGGTGTTATCGGCCTCACGCTCGACCCCGATTTTGACAGGAACCAGTTTGTTTACATCTACTACATGCCGGCCGGGCAAACCATTGAACCGCTTAATTTCCAGCTTTCGCGCTTCAAGTTAAGCCCAACGGATGTGCTCGACCTTAAGTCAGAAAAAATCCTGCTTAAAGTACCGGTACAAAAGGTGAGCGGCGCTCACCACGGCGGCTCGCTGGCCTGGGATAAGGATAAAAACCTTTACCTGTCCACAGGTGATAGCTCAAGCCCCTTTCCTTCTGATGGTTATGCACCGCTGGATGAGCGCCCCGGAACAGAGCATTACAGCCTTGACGCGCAACGGAGCGCCGGCAATACCAATGATTTTAAAGGCAAGATCCTGCGTATCCATCCCGAGGCCGACGGAACTTACACCATCCCCGAAGGAAACCTTTTCCCGAAAGGTATGGCCAAAACCAAGCCTGAAATTTATGTGATGGGCTGCCGCAACCCATACCGGATTGCAGTAAACCCTAAAACATCAGTTTTATACTGGGGCGAGATTGGGCCTGATGCGGGTAAAGATTCGCCGCGGGGGCCGCGAGGGTACGATGAGTTTAACCAGGCGCGCAAGGCAGGGAATTTTGGCTGGCCATATTTTGTGGGTAACAACTTTGCCTACTCGCACTGGGATTTTGTGAATGCCAAACCTGGGCCAAATTTTGATCCTAAAGCGCCGGTAAACAATTCGCCTAATAATACCGGCTTAAATATATTGCCGCCGGCTACACCCGCCATGATCTGGTATCCTTACGCCGCGTCCGACGAGTTTCCCGAATTAGGTATGGGTGGCCGCTGCGCTATTGGCGGCGATTTTTATGAGTTTGATAAAAAAATCAAGAACCCGAACAAATTCCCCGAATATTATGACGGTGCCTTATTTGTGGCCGATTGGATGCGCAACTGGGTAATAGACCTTAGGTTTGATAAGGATGAGAACTATTTACGCAACGAGGCGTTTATGCCTGCCAATGGCGATTTCCGCCGGCCGATTGATATGGAATTTGGGCCGGATGGTGCTTTATACATGCTTGAATATGGCTCTGTTTACGGTGCCCAAAATGAAGATGCCCGTTTAGTTAAGATTGAATACAATACCGGTAACCGGGCACCTATAGCTAAAGCCAGCATTTCGGACACAGCCGCATTTAATAAATTCGCCAAAACCAGGTTTTTAACTGCCGAGTTAAAAGAATTTCCGGCTAAAAAGGAAATAGCCGGGCAAGCCCCGCTTAAGGTAAGTTTCAGCAGTCAAAACAGCAAGGATTTGGATGACGATGATAAGATCACTTACCAATGGCTGTTTGATGGTAAAACTGTCGGTGCTAACACTTCATCAGCCAGTTATACTTTCACCAGGCCTGGTGTATATAAAACTATTTTAAAGGTAACTGATAAAGGAGGGCTAACCGGCAGGGATACCGTGGTTGTAAGGGTTGGTAACACCAAACCAGAGGTTACCATCGCCAGTGCTGATAATAAATCATTTATTTGGAAGGGCAAGCCTTTTCATTACCATGTGGTAGCTACCGATAAGGAGGATGGCAGGATCGATCCTAAAAAGCTGAAACTGTTTTACATCTATAATCCGCAGCCGTCGGTCAACAGTACCACGCAAAATTTAACGGCACTTTCAACTACCCAGGTAAGCTATCCGGGCAAGGGGCTGATGGCTAATAGTGATTGCAAATCATGCCATACTATTAATAAAACTGCGGTAGGGCCAAGCTTTATGGCTATTGCAAAACGGTACAAAACACAAAAGGGAGCTATTGATCAGCTCTCTAAAAAGATAATTGCAGGTGGTGCGGGAAGTTGGGGTACCGAGCATGTGATGAGTGCACACCCGCAACTATCAAATGCAGATACGAGGGAAATTGTGAAATACATTTTTTCGCTTACCGATAAAAAGAGCCCGGTATTACCGCTGCCTTTAACCGGTGTGCTCAATCTGAAATTTAATGATGCCGAACCGCGCGGAGAATACACACTGCTGGCATCTTATACCGATAAGGGCGGCAAACTTGTTGGTCCGCTGAAGGCTACGGATATGGTGGTGCTGCGTAATGCCGCAGAAAAGGCCGTTTATGCCGATGAGTTGAAAGGTTTTAACAGGTTTAAAAATGATCTTTCGGCAGGGAGCCATAAATCATACGTACTGTTCAGGAATATCGACCTGACCAATATCAGCAAGTTTGCTTATACATATGCATCGAAGGATTATGACGGCGAGATAGAGGTGAGGATCGATTCGCAGGCCGGGCCGGTGATCAGCTCCGTAGCTTACCAAACCACAGGTTCATGGGATAAAACCGGCGAAGTGACCGGCCAGGTGAATAAGCCGGTGAACGGAAAGCACGATGTATACTTTTTCGCCATAAAACATTCTAAACCCAGCGATGGTATTTTAAATTTGAAGGATATCCAGTTTGTTGAATAG
- a CDS encoding sugar phosphate isomerase/epimerase gives MKKSTILIALLATMALGRNKASAQGGKPLFTGPIGVQAYTFRSSMPKATAAVLDTIKSLGITEIEGEGPKGMPPEEFRKMCDDRGISIPSTGAGYEAIVNDPGSVIKLAKTLGAKYVMVAWIPHGKEFTLDDAKKAAADFNRVVKILSEAGLTFCYHNHGYEFGTYNDGTLFDYIAQNTDPKYVSFEIDILWSFHGGQDPAALINKYASRMKLMHLKDIRKGVANDLTGGTDTKNDVALGTGQIDIPGVLKAAKKAGIKHYFIEDESPSYSQQLPVTIAYLKGLKD, from the coding sequence ATGAAAAAATCAACCATTCTTATAGCCCTTTTAGCTACTATGGCTCTGGGCCGAAATAAGGCGTCTGCACAAGGTGGCAAGCCACTGTTTACCGGCCCAATAGGGGTGCAGGCTTATACATTTCGCAGCAGTATGCCAAAAGCTACCGCTGCTGTGTTGGATACCATTAAATCATTAGGCATAACCGAAATTGAAGGAGAGGGGCCAAAAGGCATGCCGCCCGAGGAATTCAGGAAAATGTGCGATGACCGCGGGATCAGCATCCCATCAACAGGGGCTGGGTATGAAGCAATTGTTAATGACCCGGGCAGCGTGATCAAGCTGGCCAAAACGCTTGGTGCTAAATATGTGATGGTTGCCTGGATTCCGCATGGTAAGGAGTTTACTTTGGATGATGCCAAAAAGGCTGCTGCCGACTTCAATCGTGTTGTTAAAATATTGAGCGAAGCGGGTTTAACTTTCTGTTACCATAACCACGGTTACGAGTTTGGAACTTATAACGATGGTACGCTGTTCGATTATATCGCCCAAAATACCGACCCGAAATATGTTTCGTTCGAGATAGATATCCTGTGGTCGTTCCATGGCGGGCAGGATCCGGCTGCATTGATCAATAAGTATGCGTCGAGGATGAAACTGATGCACCTGAAAGATATCCGCAAAGGCGTAGCTAACGACCTTACCGGCGGCACCGACACCAAAAATGATGTTGCCTTAGGTACCGGGCAAATTGATATCCCCGGAGTGCTGAAAGCTGCAAAAAAGGCCGGGATTAAACATTACTTTATTGAGGATGAAAGTCCATCATACAGTCAGCAATTGCCTGTTACCATTGCCTATCTGAAAGGTTTAAAAGATTAG
- a CDS encoding NAD(P)H-dependent oxidoreductase gives MKILHLISSPQGEASFSVKLGNAIVGELQSAHPDHTLTTHDLTATPFPHLEEAHITSFFTPEEKRTPELVEAVKHSDEAIAELMNADAVVIDTPMYNFGIPSTLKTWIDHIARAGKTFKYDGKTPEGLVKNKKVYLAISSGGVYSEGFMKAYDFTEPYLRAALGFLGMTDIKAFRVEGIKVPGLQETALDKAIQAIEL, from the coding sequence ATGAAAATATTACATCTCATCAGCAGCCCGCAGGGCGAAGCATCATTCAGCGTAAAATTAGGCAACGCCATTGTGGGCGAATTACAATCGGCCCATCCGGATCATACTTTAACCACACATGATTTAACCGCCACCCCATTTCCACACCTGGAAGAAGCACACATTACATCTTTTTTCACTCCTGAAGAAAAAAGGACACCCGAGCTTGTTGAAGCCGTTAAACATTCGGACGAGGCAATTGCCGAACTGATGAACGCAGACGCTGTAGTTATCGATACACCAATGTACAACTTCGGTATTCCATCGACCTTAAAAACATGGATAGACCATATTGCCCGTGCAGGCAAAACTTTCAAATACGATGGAAAAACACCTGAGGGACTGGTTAAAAATAAAAAAGTATACCTTGCCATTTCATCTGGTGGAGTATATTCTGAAGGGTTTATGAAAGCTTATGATTTTACCGAACCTTATTTAAGAGCAGCTTTAGGTTTTTTAGGAATGACAGATATTAAAGCGTTCAGGGTTGAAGGCATAAAAGTGCCGGGTTTACAGGAAACGGCTTTAGATAAAGCGATACAGGCTATTGAGCTTTAA
- a CDS encoding sugar phosphate isomerase/epimerase family protein encodes MSNLNRRQVLKAIGLTAAAAVLSEAGTVAAAPIAPKAGNGFVYSLNMSTIRGHNLGFIKELEIAAKAGFTSVEIWIDTLQTYLQSGGSLTEAKKIIDGLGLKVEDAIGFAAWLADDEPTRKKALEQLQQEMEMLARIDCHRIAAPPAGMTKGPVLDLDVVTERYLAILKMGEQTGVMPQLEMWGGSQNLKHISQVLYVATQCDNPNARVLLDVFHIFKGQSAAESLKYVGHHALDIFHVNDYPAGISPGQISEPDRVYCGDGIAPLKQILQIVKNPERPLVISFEVFNKSYYAQDALTVAKTALAKMKAVAR; translated from the coding sequence ATGAGCAACTTAAACCGCAGGCAAGTGTTAAAAGCAATAGGTTTAACGGCAGCCGCCGCTGTATTGAGCGAAGCAGGAACCGTGGCAGCAGCGCCAATAGCGCCCAAAGCGGGCAACGGTTTTGTTTACTCGTTAAACATGAGTACCATCCGCGGTCATAACCTTGGTTTTATTAAAGAGCTTGAAATAGCTGCCAAAGCCGGCTTTACTTCGGTTGAGATCTGGATAGATACCCTGCAAACTTATCTGCAAAGTGGTGGATCGCTGACTGAAGCCAAAAAGATCATCGACGGGTTAGGCCTTAAAGTTGAAGATGCTATAGGTTTTGCCGCATGGCTGGCCGATGATGAACCTACCCGCAAAAAAGCCCTGGAACAGTTACAGCAGGAAATGGAAATGCTGGCGCGGATTGACTGTCATCGGATAGCAGCCCCTCCGGCCGGCATGACCAAAGGCCCGGTGCTTGATCTGGATGTAGTTACAGAACGGTACCTTGCCATCCTGAAAATGGGTGAGCAAACTGGAGTTATGCCTCAGCTGGAAATGTGGGGCGGATCGCAAAACTTAAAACATATAAGCCAGGTACTTTATGTGGCTACCCAATGTGATAACCCCAATGCACGCGTGCTTTTAGATGTGTTTCATATTTTTAAAGGTCAATCGGCTGCAGAGAGCCTGAAGTATGTTGGACACCATGCGCTGGATATTTTTCACGTAAATGATTATCCGGCAGGTATCAGTCCCGGGCAGATCTCCGAACCCGACAGAGTCTATTGCGGAGACGGTATCGCCCCACTTAAACAGATCCTCCAAATAGTTAAAAACCCCGAAAGGCCACTGGTGATCTCGTTCGAGGTTTTTAATAAAAGTTATTACGCTCAGGATGCTTTAACGGTAGCTAAAACAGCACTGGCGAAGATGAAGGCGGTAGCCCGGTAA